The Lysobacter enzymogenes DNA segment GCGAGCGCGACCACGCCCCAGCCGATCCGGCGCAGGTGGCCGCGCAGGCTGCGGTAGAGCTTGCCCAGGACGATCATGGCGCCGGTCCGGATGGCGATGGCGGCGTGCGCTGTCTCAACGTCCCTTTCCCCTTGCTCCGACGCGTCGTGCGGCGGCGTGTTGTCCTGGGCTGGACGAACGGTCGGATGCCGGCGTTCGTCGGATGGGCCACATTCTGCGCGAAAACGCGGCGGGTGTTGCGGTTGTTGTTGCCGTTGTTGTTGCTGTTCGCTCGGACGCATCCCCAAGCAAAGCCCATGCCCCGCAGCCCCGGAGGGCGCGCGCATGGATGCGCGCGCGCGCCATGGGGCAGGATGCCCCTTATGGCGCGGCCCCGCGCCACGCTGAGCCATAGTGGCTCTTGATCCGAAAAAACAAGGCCTTTTCTTTGGTTACTTTCTTTGTGGCTTAAGACAAAGAAAGTGACCCGGCCGCTTGCGGACGGAAGCCCTTGATGTTCGCTTGTCGTCACCCGCAGGCACACGCAAAAGCAGAACCCGCCGCGGCACGCCCCCTGTAGGAGCGGCGCAAGCCGCGACCGCGCCATCGCAAACACAGTGAAAGTTACGGCGTAGTTGCGTTGTCGCGGTCGCGGCTCGCGCCGCTCCTATAGTCGGGTACGCAACCCCGCCACTGTCATTCCGGCGAAAGCCGGAACCCATGTTGACGTTGCTGCTGCTTTCGCCGCTACCGATGTGTCGCGCGACGACAAGCCACCATCAAGAGCTTTCGTCCGCAAGCGGCCGAGCTACTTTCTTTTGTCAGCGCGACAAAAGAAAGTAGCCAAAGAAAAACGCTTGTTTAAGGTCACAAGCCACTAAGTCCAGCACCGGGCGCGGGGCCGCGCCATAAGGGGCATCCTGCCCCATGGCGCGCGCGCGCATCCATGCGCGCGCCCTCCGGGGCTGCAAGCATGGGCTTTGCGTGGGGTTGCGTCGGAGCCAACAGCAACGGCAACGGCAACGGCAAAATGGATTCCGGCTTTCGCCGGAATGACGGAGGGTGGGTGGGTTGCGTCGCAAACGGCCGCCCCCTTGTAGGAGCGGCGCAAGCCGCGACCGCGCAACCGCGCCTGCGTCGATAGCGAGCCGCATCGCAGCCTCACCGCAGCGAAAGCGCAGCCGCCCCACACCCGCCCCGCCCGCACGACGGCGACCTCGCGGCCGCCGCCGGCGCTTGCTTCAGTCCTTGCGCTCGACCTTGTCGGTTTCCTTGATCTCCGCCGCCGGCAGCGACAGCGGCTCGTGGCTGAGCTGCTGGACCGGCTTCTCGCGGAAACGCTCCAGGATGTTGTCGACGCTGGTCGACTCCGGCAGCAGTCCCGCCGCTTGCAGGCGCTTGTTCAGGTCGCCCTCGCCGGCCTCCGATTCCAGCTGCGCCGCCGCTTCCAGGCGCGCGCCGCGTTCGGCCTGGCGCTGCTGGATGCGCTCGAGCGAGTCCAGCGCGGTGGTGACCTTGCCGTTGGCGCCGGAGTGGCGCGAGGCCACCGCGGTCTGCGCGCGCTGCACCGCTTCGGTCGCCTTGACCGTGTCGACCTGCTGCTTGACCCGCGCCAGCTTGCGCTCGGTGGCGGCGATCGCGGTCTTGAGCTGGCTGATGCTGTTGTCGTAGCTGGTGATCGCCTGCTCGTCGTTCTTCAGGTCGTTCTCGACCGCCGCCAGCCGCTCGGCCACTTCGCGCGCGAGCTGCTCGTTGCCCTGGCGCAGGGCGCCGGCGATGTAGGTCTCGTACTCGGCCTTCTTGGCGAAGCGGTCCTTGCTGCGGTTGGCCTGCAGCTGGCGCTGGGCCATGACCTTGGTCAGCTCTTCCTTGGACCGCGACAGCTCGGTGCCGGCGTCGCGGATCTCCTGGTCGAGGATCTTCAGCGCGTTGGCGTCGACCACGGCCTGGCCGGCCTCGTGCGCGGTGCCGCGGAACAGGGTCAGGATTTTCTGCAGGATGCTCATGCGCTCACCAGGTAGGACTTGAGGGCTTCCACCGCGTCGATCGCGTTGTCGGCCAGGGTGCGGATTTCCAGCTCGATCTGCTCGGCGCTGGAGTCGGGCGCCATCTCGCCGAACACGATGTAGACGTCGCGGTCGTTGATCGTGGTCAGGCCCAGGTTGGACAGCGGGTTGATCGGGTTCAGGCGCAGGCAGGCCTCGTTGAAGCCGTGCGCGTCGCGGACCTGGCCGGATTCGACCAGCGGGGTGGAGACGAAGATCTCGCGGTCGGTCAGGGCGATGGTGATGCCCAGGTCGCCGCTCTCGGGCAGGGTCACCTGGATCGCCGCGTCGGCGGTCGGCACTTCCTCGACGTTCTCGGCGCCGAAGGTGGCTTGCAGGCGGGCGATCAGTTCTTGCGTGGTCCAGCGGGACATAGGGCGGTCCTTGAGGGGGTGTCCTTGGGTGAGGAGCCAGGGCAGCGCGGCGCGAAGCGTCCGGATCGCGGGGCGCTGCGCGCGGTGGCGCCCGGGCGCCGCCGCGATCATCGTCCGTGACCGTGCTCATGGATCGGAAAGGTTATAGGGGCGGGCGCTGGCCGGCGCAAGGCGCACAAGTCGCCCGCGCGCCCGCCCGCGGGGGGCGCAAAGCCCGCAACGGCGCGGGTTCGCGCGGGCCGGACCGGGCCGCAAGCGACCGATCCGCGCAGAGCGAGCTTTGGGCTAAACTGTCCGGCGGAACTACCCGACCGGCATTCCCGGCCCGCGGTTCCGCCCAGGCGGCGGACGGCGGGTCCGTCGTGGGGCGGGTCCGTGCAGCGGTCGCGCCGAACCCCGGTGGCGGCCACGTCGATGGCTCGATGCGCCCCCGGGCGGGGCGCACGCAATAGGTGGACCGTGCGCAATTACGACCTGGAATTCCTGAAGAAATTCTCGATGGTGATC contains these protein-coding regions:
- a CDS encoding PspA/IM30 family protein; this translates as MSILQKILTLFRGTAHEAGQAVVDANALKILDQEIRDAGTELSRSKEELTKVMAQRQLQANRSKDRFAKKAEYETYIAGALRQGNEQLAREVAERLAAVENDLKNDEQAITSYDNSISQLKTAIAATERKLARVKQQVDTVKATEAVQRAQTAVASRHSGANGKVTTALDSLERIQQRQAERGARLEAAAQLESEAGEGDLNKRLQAAGLLPESTSVDNILERFREKPVQQLSHEPLSLPAAEIKETDKVERKD
- a CDS encoding YjfI family protein — translated: MSRWTTQELIARLQATFGAENVEEVPTADAAIQVTLPESGDLGITIALTDREIFVSTPLVESGQVRDAHGFNEACLRLNPINPLSNLGLTTINDRDVYIVFGEMAPDSSAEQIELEIRTLADNAIDAVEALKSYLVSA